From the genome of Thermoflexus hugenholtzii, one region includes:
- a CDS encoding Uma2 family endonuclease, which translates to MASGGLRRRRQASVAELFPPPGQWTEEDYFALPDTHRYVELSEGELIVPPHPTNRHQVAVLELAVRLREFVRARDLGEVRIAPLPVRLWPGKIREPDIFFFLKAHADRIGEQVCGVPDLIIEVTSPSTSRVDRMEKFQEYARAGVLEYWIVDPEARTVEVYTLRRGAYVLQGKWGPGETAASGLLEGFTVRVEEVLGD; encoded by the coding sequence ATGGCATCGGGGGGCCTTCGAAGGCGACGTCAGGCGTCTGTGGCCGAGCTGTTCCCTCCCCCGGGGCAGTGGACGGAGGAGGATTACTTCGCCCTGCCGGACACCCATCGCTACGTTGAGCTCTCGGAGGGGGAGCTGATCGTGCCGCCGCATCCCACAAACCGCCACCAGGTCGCGGTGCTGGAGCTCGCTGTCCGCCTGAGGGAGTTCGTGAGGGCGCGCGATCTCGGCGAGGTGCGCATCGCCCCGCTGCCCGTGCGCTTGTGGCCGGGCAAGATCCGCGAACCCGACATCTTCTTCTTCCTCAAGGCGCATGCCGACCGCATCGGGGAACAGGTCTGCGGCGTGCCGGATCTGATCATCGAGGTCACCTCCCCTTCCACAAGCCGTGTGGATCGAATGGAGAAGTTTCAGGAGTATGCCCGGGCCGGAGTGCTGGAATACTGGATCGTGGACCCTGAGGCACGGACGGTGGAGGTTTATACGCTGCGGCGCGGCGCCTACGTCTTGCAGGGCAAATGGGGGCCGGGGGAGACGGCCGCGTCCGGCCTCCTGGAGGGATTCACGGTGCGGGTGGAGGAGGTGCTCGGAGATTGA
- a CDS encoding carbohydrate ABC transporter permease — protein sequence MRRGERDPALEAEASRPAARAVPAPRWRERAWELRRRIEAGLPVLLIAPSALAVGIFVYGFIGWTVYVSMTRWNDVLPDYTFVGLRNYVGLFQTPRFQADIRNTVVFTAFFLLGAVLLGFFAALLLDQRVKGEAFFRSVFLFPMAISFIVTGIAWQWLFNPQTGINLLLRQAGYAGPLPRWFTDPTIMFGVKVGAIQVGIPVALIPVVIAATWQLSGFTMAMYLAGLRGIPEELREAARVDGASEWQVYRYVVLPLLRPVTLSALIVLGHISLKIFDLTVAMTGSGPGFATDMPAYFMFETTFRGNHFAQGAAIATLMLIMVAALIIPYLRYSLSREAEL from the coding sequence ATGAGGCGTGGGGAGAGGGATCCGGCCCTCGAGGCGGAAGCCTCCCGGCCGGCGGCGCGTGCCGTGCCGGCTCCCCGATGGCGGGAACGGGCGTGGGAGCTCCGGCGTCGGATCGAGGCCGGGCTGCCGGTCCTGTTGATCGCTCCCTCGGCCCTGGCGGTGGGGATCTTCGTTTACGGGTTCATCGGCTGGACGGTCTACGTGTCGATGACCCGCTGGAACGATGTGCTGCCGGATTACACCTTCGTGGGCCTCCGCAATTACGTTGGCCTGTTCCAGACCCCTCGCTTCCAGGCGGACATCCGCAACACGGTGGTTTTCACTGCCTTCTTCCTGCTGGGGGCGGTCCTGCTGGGCTTCTTCGCGGCGCTCCTTCTGGATCAGCGGGTGAAAGGGGAGGCGTTCTTCCGCAGCGTCTTCCTGTTCCCCATGGCCATCTCCTTCATCGTGACCGGGATCGCCTGGCAGTGGCTGTTCAACCCGCAGACGGGGATCAACCTCCTGCTCCGGCAAGCGGGCTACGCGGGGCCGCTCCCCCGCTGGTTCACGGATCCGACGATCATGTTCGGCGTGAAGGTGGGGGCCATCCAGGTGGGGATCCCCGTCGCGCTGATCCCGGTGGTCATCGCGGCCACCTGGCAGCTCTCCGGGTTCACCATGGCGATGTATCTGGCCGGCCTGCGGGGGATCCCGGAGGAGCTGCGGGAGGCGGCCCGGGTGGATGGGGCGAGCGAGTGGCAGGTTTATCGCTATGTGGTGCTGCCGCTGTTGCGGCCGGTGACCCTGAGCGCCCTGATCGTGCTGGGGCACATCTCCCTGAAGATCTTTGACCTCACGGTGGCCATGACCGGCAGCGGCCCGGGCTTCGCCACGGACATGCCCGCGTATTTCATGTTCGAGACCACCTTCCGGGGGAACCATTTCGCCCAGGGGGCGGCCATCGCCACGCTGATGCTGATTATGGTGGCGGCCCTCATCATCCCGTATCTGCGCTACAGCCTGAGCCGGGAGGCCGAGCTATGA
- a CDS encoding carbohydrate ABC transporter permease has translation MKAGRVLIYLALIGLTVFYLLPVYVLFLTGLKSFAEADLTRMWNWPTQPSLAAFAKAWEKLSPNFMNSVYLVIPATLISSLIGSVNGYILSKWRFRGSEILFPAILFGMFIPYQSILIPLVRFLQSIGLYGSIPGLILVHVVYGIPITSLIFRNYYASIPGELVEAAKIDGASLFGIYRWVMLPLSQPGFAVVAIWQFTQIWNDFLFAVTVTNKPAQQPITVALQNLAGSQIVEWNVQMAGALLAALPTLLVYVFLGRFFLRGLLAGALKG, from the coding sequence ATGAAGGCGGGCCGCGTCCTGATCTACCTGGCCTTGATCGGCCTCACCGTTTTCTATCTGCTGCCGGTCTACGTCCTGTTCCTCACCGGCCTCAAAAGCTTCGCCGAGGCCGACCTCACCCGGATGTGGAACTGGCCGACGCAGCCTTCCCTGGCCGCCTTCGCCAAGGCCTGGGAGAAGCTCTCGCCGAACTTCATGAACAGCGTCTATCTGGTGATCCCCGCCACGCTGATCTCCTCCCTGATCGGCTCCGTCAACGGCTACATCCTTTCCAAATGGCGCTTCCGGGGGTCGGAGATCCTGTTCCCGGCCATCCTCTTCGGGATGTTCATCCCGTATCAGAGCATCCTGATCCCCCTGGTGCGTTTCCTGCAATCCATCGGCCTTTACGGCAGCATCCCCGGCCTCATCCTGGTTCACGTGGTGTATGGCATCCCCATCACCTCCCTGATCTTCCGCAACTATTACGCCTCGATCCCCGGGGAGCTGGTGGAGGCGGCCAAGATCGATGGGGCCTCTCTGTTCGGGATCTACCGCTGGGTGATGCTGCCCCTCTCCCAGCCGGGATTCGCGGTGGTGGCCATCTGGCAGTTCACGCAGATCTGGAACGACTTCCTGTTTGCGGTGACGGTGACGAACAAGCCGGCCCAGCAGCCCATCACGGTGGCGTTGCAGAACCTGGCGGGCAGCCAGATCGTCGAGTGGAACGTTCAGATGGCGGGGGCGCTGCTGGCGGCGCTGCCTACGCTGCTGGTTTACGTTTTTCTGGGCCGCTTCTTCCTGCGGGGTCTGCTGGCCGGGGCGCTGAAGGGATGA